The proteins below come from a single Pandoraea apista genomic window:
- a CDS encoding SDR family oxidoreductase, whose translation MSQTIAILTGASRGLGAALARCLLTSGTHLVTLARRTDDDLAAQASAQGVTLEQIAVDLADTQATAQVAERIFATLTRNADRYLLINNAGTVNPVANSAALTDPAAIGAAFALNVTSVMLLTARFLTATQGLTAKRQIVNISSGAGRQPNAGWAVYCSTKAALDMYTRVVNAEHREHGVQAVSLAPGVVDTGMQETIRSSSVESFPALARFQDLKASGKLSSPEDVARRILALTERDDFGQTEIDDIRNYA comes from the coding sequence ATGTCCCAAACGATTGCCATTCTGACTGGCGCCTCCCGTGGTCTCGGTGCGGCGCTCGCACGCTGTTTGCTCACCTCCGGTACCCATCTCGTGACGCTGGCGCGCCGCACGGACGACGACCTCGCCGCGCAGGCGAGCGCTCAGGGCGTCACGCTCGAACAAATCGCCGTCGATCTGGCCGACACGCAAGCCACTGCGCAGGTCGCCGAGCGTATCTTCGCCACGCTGACGCGTAACGCCGACCGCTATCTGCTGATCAACAACGCCGGCACGGTCAATCCGGTCGCCAACAGCGCGGCCCTGACGGACCCGGCCGCCATCGGCGCGGCATTCGCGCTGAACGTGACTTCGGTCATGCTGCTTACGGCCCGTTTTCTCACCGCGACACAAGGATTGACCGCCAAACGCCAGATTGTGAACATCTCTTCAGGCGCCGGCCGTCAGCCGAACGCCGGTTGGGCGGTCTACTGCTCGACCAAGGCTGCGCTGGATATGTATACGCGAGTGGTCAACGCGGAGCATCGCGAGCACGGGGTGCAGGCGGTGTCGCTCGCGCCGGGCGTGGTCGATACCGGCATGCAGGAGACGATTCGCAGCAGCAGCGTGGAGAGTTTTCCGGCGTTGGCACGGTTTCAGGACCTCAAAGCGAGCGGCAAGCTCTCGTCGCCGGAAGATGTCGCCCGCCGCATTCTGGCACTGACCGAGCGCGACGATTTCGGTCAGACCGAGATCGACGACATCCGCAACTACGCCTGA
- the aepX gene encoding phosphoenolpyruvate mutase → MNAPDAFTLPPTATRASQLRAMLRSNQLEFLMEAHNGLSARIVREAGFKGIWASGLAISAQFGVRDNNEASWTQVVDNLEFMADASNLPILLDGDTGYGNFNNMRRLVRKLEQRGVAGVCIEDKVFPKTNSFIGGERQPLADIDEFCGKIKAGKDSQADDDFSIVARVEALIAGWGMEEALRRAEAYRQAGADAILIHSKLKRADEIVQFAREWDNRCPLVIVPTKYYSTPTDVFRDAGISVVIWANHLIRAATSAMQAVAAEIHRSETLINVEDRIATVDEIFRLQDADEYTEAEDRYLSAANAPRSAIVLAASRGKNLESVTTDRPKVMLPVAGKPLLRWLVDSFKKQGVNDITVVGGYRADAIDTAGITLAVNERHAETGELASLARVPNAFTHDTVVSYGDLLFRSYIVRDLIESDADFTVVVDSTAATTANAANASVRDFAYCSAGDDRGLFGQQVLLEKISANAADAGRSPNGRWIGLLGVRGDEGRAQLQRVFAALQARPDFDQLGMPDLINALAADGARIEVQYVHGHWRGVNDMEEFRRAADFAHGQTPFSGAAPETQGD, encoded by the coding sequence ATGAACGCTCCCGACGCATTCACCCTCCCGCCGACGGCCACGCGCGCGTCGCAACTGCGCGCCATGCTGCGCAGCAATCAACTCGAATTCCTGATGGAAGCCCACAACGGCCTGTCCGCGCGTATCGTGCGCGAGGCCGGCTTCAAGGGTATCTGGGCCTCGGGCCTTGCCATCTCGGCGCAATTCGGTGTGCGCGATAACAACGAAGCCAGTTGGACGCAGGTTGTCGATAACCTCGAGTTCATGGCCGACGCCAGCAATCTGCCGATCCTGCTCGACGGCGACACCGGCTACGGCAACTTCAACAACATGCGACGCCTCGTGCGCAAGCTCGAGCAACGTGGCGTGGCCGGCGTGTGCATCGAAGACAAGGTCTTCCCGAAGACCAATAGCTTCATCGGCGGCGAACGCCAGCCGCTCGCGGACATCGACGAGTTCTGCGGCAAGATCAAGGCCGGCAAGGACTCGCAGGCCGACGACGATTTCTCGATCGTGGCGCGTGTCGAAGCGCTGATCGCCGGCTGGGGCATGGAAGAAGCTCTGCGCCGGGCCGAGGCCTATCGTCAGGCCGGCGCCGACGCCATCCTGATTCACAGCAAGCTCAAGCGTGCCGACGAAATCGTGCAATTCGCCCGCGAGTGGGATAACCGCTGCCCGCTGGTGATCGTGCCGACGAAGTACTACAGCACGCCGACCGACGTGTTCCGCGACGCGGGTATCAGTGTCGTGATCTGGGCAAACCATCTGATTCGCGCCGCCACATCGGCGATGCAGGCCGTGGCCGCCGAGATCCACCGCAGCGAGACACTCATCAACGTCGAAGACCGTATCGCGACGGTCGACGAGATCTTCCGCCTGCAAGACGCCGACGAATACACCGAAGCGGAAGACCGTTACCTGTCGGCCGCGAACGCACCGCGGTCGGCCATCGTGCTGGCCGCCAGTCGCGGCAAGAACCTCGAGAGCGTGACGACCGACCGCCCGAAGGTGATGTTGCCGGTCGCCGGCAAGCCGCTGCTGCGCTGGCTGGTCGACAGCTTCAAGAAACAGGGCGTGAATGACATCACGGTCGTGGGTGGCTATCGCGCCGACGCCATCGACACGGCGGGCATCACCCTCGCGGTGAACGAACGTCACGCCGAAACCGGCGAACTCGCCTCGCTTGCCCGCGTGCCCAACGCCTTCACGCACGACACCGTCGTCTCTTATGGCGACCTGCTGTTCCGCAGCTACATCGTGCGTGATCTGATCGAGAGCGACGCCGACTTCACGGTGGTCGTCGACTCAACGGCCGCGACCACGGCCAATGCCGCCAACGCCAGCGTGCGAGACTTTGCGTACTGCTCGGCCGGCGACGACCGCGGTCTGTTCGGCCAGCAAGTGCTGCTCGAGAAGATCAGTGCCAACGCCGCAGACGCCGGGCGCTCCCCTAACGGCCGCTGGATCGGCCTGTTGGGCGTGCGAGGCGACGAAGGCCGCGCACAACTGCAACGCGTCTTCGCAGCATTGCAGGCTCGCCCGGACTTCGACCAGCTCGGCATGCCCGATCTGATCAATGCGCTGGCCGCCGACGGCGCCCGGATCGAAGTGCAATACGTGCACGGCCACTGGCGCGGAGTGAACGACATGGAAGAATTCCGCCGCGCGGCGGACTTTGCCCATGGTCAGACCCCATTCAGCGGCGCCGCCCCGGAGACACAAGGTGATTGA
- a CDS encoding siderophore-interacting protein, producing MQDNAAPNAVPDRTPQRVRHELRMRLLEVRSVEPLTPHMLRVTLGGDDLDGFTSPGFDDHVKLFFPNPQTGELTLPQIGAEGVAKPAPGDAPRLMRDYTPRDYDAASKTLVIDFAMHDSGSATQWARSAKPGDRIGVGGPRGSFVIPMNFDGYVLIGDDTALPAIARRLAELPAGALVFVFAEVDSPADRLRFASQADVVVEWIYREGKPAGESTALIDTLQVASLPNGDVHVWVAAEAGVAKAVRRHLVDVRGLNPKWVKAAAYWRRGDAAVHENLDD from the coding sequence ATGCAAGACAACGCTGCACCGAACGCTGTCCCCGACCGCACGCCGCAACGTGTGCGCCATGAACTCCGCATGCGCCTGCTCGAAGTGCGCAGCGTCGAGCCGCTCACGCCCCACATGCTGCGCGTGACGCTGGGCGGCGACGACCTCGATGGCTTCACCAGCCCCGGTTTCGACGACCACGTCAAGCTGTTCTTCCCCAACCCGCAGACCGGCGAACTGACACTGCCGCAGATCGGTGCCGAGGGCGTGGCCAAACCGGCCCCCGGCGACGCGCCGCGTCTGATGCGCGATTACACGCCGCGCGACTACGATGCGGCGTCGAAAACGCTCGTGATTGATTTCGCCATGCATGACTCCGGTTCCGCCACGCAGTGGGCGCGTTCGGCCAAACCGGGCGATCGTATCGGCGTTGGCGGACCTCGGGGCTCGTTCGTCATTCCCATGAACTTCGACGGCTACGTGCTCATCGGTGACGACACGGCGCTGCCGGCGATTGCTCGGCGTCTGGCCGAGTTGCCCGCAGGCGCGCTGGTGTTCGTCTTCGCGGAAGTCGACAGCCCTGCCGACCGCCTGCGCTTCGCAAGTCAGGCCGACGTCGTGGTGGAGTGGATCTATCGCGAAGGCAAGCCCGCCGGCGAAAGCACTGCGTTGATCGACACCCTTCAGGTTGCCTCGTTGCCCAACGGCGACGTGCACGTCTGGGTAGCAGCCGAAGCCGGTGTCGCGAAAGCCGTGCGCCGCCATCTCGTCGACGTTCGCGGACTCAACCCGAAATGGGTGAAGGCAGCCGCCTACTGGCGGCGTGGCGACGCCGCCGTGCACGAGAATCTGGACGATTGA
- a CDS encoding flippase-like domain-containing protein, with protein sequence MNRTAIVSLTLGFALFVALLIWQGTGSVMSTLAVAGWGLLPIAAFHLVPLVLDAAAIQVLVAKSCSLRRATLTRWVGESVNSLLPAGQIGGPIAMVRQMKQSGMAGREAAAAITVSTTLQAVAQIVFALLGLAVFGISATQNTNDGLWLPMLIATALVSTLLYAFYIAQRRGIFGWAFRMLSKMSSKRDWSSLLDRADAVDEIVQRMYGQRRQVLASFMLSLVGWIVGTVEVWLILQFIGHPVSWVDAMLLESLGQAIRGAAFFVPGSLGVQEGGYLLLAPLVGLPADAALALSLAKRTRELLLGVPGLVYLHFSERGWRRRRASQQSAPLPAATDSAPL encoded by the coding sequence ATGAACCGGACTGCCATCGTATCTCTCACCCTCGGTTTCGCCCTTTTCGTCGCCCTGCTGATCTGGCAGGGCACGGGATCGGTGATGTCCACGCTGGCGGTCGCCGGTTGGGGGCTGCTACCCATTGCCGCCTTCCACCTCGTGCCGCTGGTGCTCGACGCCGCAGCCATTCAGGTGCTGGTGGCGAAATCCTGCTCGCTGCGCCGCGCCACACTCACGCGCTGGGTCGGCGAGTCGGTCAACAGCCTGCTGCCGGCCGGTCAGATCGGCGGGCCGATCGCGATGGTGCGTCAAATGAAGCAAAGCGGGATGGCCGGTCGCGAAGCTGCGGCTGCCATCACCGTCAGCACGACATTGCAGGCGGTGGCGCAAATCGTCTTCGCGCTGCTGGGGCTGGCCGTCTTCGGGATCAGCGCCACGCAAAACACCAATGACGGCCTGTGGCTGCCGATGCTGATCGCCACCGCACTCGTCTCCACGCTGCTCTATGCTTTCTATATCGCGCAACGGCGCGGCATCTTCGGTTGGGCGTTTCGCATGCTCTCGAAGATGTCTTCCAAGCGCGACTGGTCGTCGCTGCTCGATCGCGCCGACGCCGTCGACGAAATCGTGCAACGCATGTACGGCCAGCGCCGCCAGGTGCTCGCGAGCTTTATGCTCAGTCTCGTCGGCTGGATCGTCGGCACGGTGGAAGTCTGGTTGATTCTGCAATTCATCGGCCACCCGGTGAGTTGGGTCGACGCCATGTTGCTCGAAAGTCTGGGGCAGGCGATTCGCGGTGCCGCGTTCTTCGTGCCAGGCTCGCTTGGCGTGCAGGAAGGCGGGTACCTGCTGCTCGCCCCGCTCGTGGGTCTGCCGGCCGACGCCGCGCTGGCTCTTTCGCTGGCCAAACGCACGCGCGAGTTGCTGCTCGGCGTGCCGGGCCTCGTCTATCTGCATTTCTCCGAACGTGGCTGGCGCCGCCGGCGCGCCTCGCAACAAAGCGCGCCGCTGCCTGCCGCCACGGATTCTGCACCGCTCTGA
- the aepY gene encoding phosphonopyruvate decarboxylase has protein sequence MIEAGQFVEAARKHGFTWYTGVPCSFLTPFINYVLQDPTLHYLSAANEGDAVAIAAGATLGEGRGARSVTMMQNSGLGNAVSPLTSLTWTFRLPQLLIVTWRGQPGITDEPQHALMGPITPAMLDLMEVPWELFPTAPEAIAPALERAVRHMDETGRPYALVMQKGSVAPYPLQPAERPARPAQPAPVSLVKGVAPSELPTRRDALERVIAHTPLDGTVVLASTGFCGRELYALDDRANQLYMVGSMGCVTTLALGLALARPDLRVVALDGDGAALMRMGAFATLGAYGPSNLVHLLLDNASHDSTGAQATVSPTVSFAGIAAASGYALALEGDTLDVIEQLFDGRAASLNEGPRFACLTTRPGTPDGLPRPKVTPEAVKARLMDHIAQRAQASA, from the coding sequence GTGATTGAGGCCGGACAGTTTGTCGAAGCCGCGCGCAAGCACGGCTTCACCTGGTACACGGGCGTGCCGTGTTCGTTCCTCACGCCGTTCATCAACTACGTGCTGCAAGATCCGACGCTGCATTACCTGTCGGCAGCCAACGAGGGCGACGCCGTCGCCATCGCTGCCGGTGCAACGCTCGGTGAAGGCCGCGGCGCACGCTCGGTCACCATGATGCAGAACTCGGGCCTCGGCAATGCGGTAAGCCCGCTGACCTCGCTCACATGGACCTTCCGTCTGCCGCAATTGCTGATCGTGACGTGGCGCGGTCAGCCGGGTATTACCGATGAGCCGCAGCATGCGCTCATGGGCCCGATCACGCCAGCCATGCTCGACCTGATGGAAGTGCCTTGGGAGCTGTTCCCCACGGCGCCCGAGGCGATTGCCCCCGCGTTGGAGCGCGCAGTGCGCCACATGGACGAGACTGGCCGCCCCTACGCGCTCGTGATGCAAAAGGGCAGCGTGGCGCCCTATCCGCTGCAACCGGCCGAGCGCCCCGCACGCCCGGCACAGCCCGCGCCGGTCTCGCTGGTAAAAGGTGTCGCCCCGTCCGAACTGCCGACACGTCGCGACGCGCTCGAGCGCGTCATTGCCCACACGCCGCTCGACGGCACGGTCGTGCTGGCATCGACCGGCTTCTGCGGCCGCGAACTGTACGCACTCGACGACCGCGCTAACCAGTTGTACATGGTCGGCTCGATGGGCTGCGTCACAACGCTGGCGCTGGGACTCGCGTTGGCGCGCCCCGACCTGCGCGTGGTCGCGCTCGACGGTGACGGAGCGGCACTCATGCGCATGGGGGCCTTTGCCACGCTGGGCGCTTATGGTCCGTCGAATCTGGTGCATCTGTTGCTCGACAACGCGTCGCACGACTCGACCGGTGCCCAGGCAACGGTGTCGCCGACGGTATCGTTCGCGGGCATTGCGGCCGCCAGCGGTTACGCGCTTGCACTCGAAGGCGACACGCTCGACGTTATCGAACAACTATTTGACGGGCGCGCCGCCAGCCTGAACGAAGGTCCGCGCTTTGCGTGCCTGACCACGCGTCCGGGAACGCCTGACGGGCTACCGCGCCCGAAGGTCACGCCCGAGGCCGTCAAGGCTCGCCTGATGGACCACATTGCACAACGCGCGCAGGCTTCGGCCTGA
- a CDS encoding PadR family transcriptional regulator — protein MRGSRGDFMGRGPFDLDKMDFGDERRGARHGRRGGGEGYGDGRFARTDEARSERTERGGRGGRGGGRLFSHGGLRLVLLHLIAQQPRHGYELIKAIEESVNGTYSPSAGVVYPTLTLLEEMGYIRVQENAGESQRKSYEITDTGREYLVENEDSVTELLARLATRRERSEDMPPQVMRALHNFKYAVHLRLGGEPLSTEQANAFAAILDAAAQQLERL, from the coding sequence ATGCGTGGATCACGTGGCGATTTCATGGGCCGAGGCCCGTTTGACCTGGACAAAATGGATTTTGGCGACGAACGGCGCGGTGCGCGCCATGGACGGCGCGGCGGCGGCGAGGGCTATGGCGACGGCCGGTTCGCACGGACCGACGAAGCCCGCAGTGAACGAACAGAACGCGGTGGCCGGGGCGGACGCGGTGGCGGACGCCTCTTCAGTCACGGTGGTTTGCGGCTCGTGTTACTGCATCTGATTGCGCAACAACCACGTCACGGCTACGAACTCATCAAAGCCATCGAAGAAAGCGTGAACGGAACGTACAGCCCCAGCGCAGGCGTGGTCTATCCGACGCTCACGCTGCTTGAAGAAATGGGCTACATCCGTGTGCAGGAAAACGCAGGCGAGAGCCAACGCAAGTCGTACGAGATCACCGACACCGGCCGCGAGTATCTGGTCGAAAACGAAGACTCGGTCACGGAGTTGCTCGCGCGCCTCGCCACGCGTCGCGAGCGCTCGGAAGACATGCCGCCGCAGGTCATGCGCGCGCTGCACAACTTCAAATATGCCGTGCATTTGCGGCTGGGCGGCGAACCGCTCTCCACCGAACAGGCCAACGCATTTGCCGCGATTCTCGACGCGGCCGCACAACAACTGGAGCGACTCTGA
- a CDS encoding 2-aminoethylphosphonate aminotransferase: MLLLNPGPVTLTERVRNSLLQPDLCHREPEFFDLQDEARARLTAVYGLDPAVWTPVLMTGSGTAAVESMTAGLVPEGGRLLIVENGVYGERISQIAKQYRIDHDVIHFEWMQAPDLAQIVGKLDTAGDRPYTNVAIIHHETTTGRLNDLAGIAAACRERGIGLLVDGVSSFAAEAIDFNDSGIVAVAATANKCVHGVPGVSFVMVRKDALAKAASRTYYLDIARLAKLQAERNTPFTPSVHAYYALVEALRELDDAGGWQKRHAHYGALAEQARAGLAALGIDSALPASESSVVLRAYKLPAGVDYPRLHDWLKADGFVIYAGQGGLSKELFRISTMGNLTAADIDRLLASFARLVK, encoded by the coding sequence ATGCTGTTACTGAATCCGGGCCCCGTTACCCTGACCGAACGCGTCCGCAATAGCCTGTTGCAACCCGATCTGTGCCACCGCGAGCCCGAATTCTTCGACCTGCAGGATGAAGCCCGCGCACGCCTCACGGCAGTCTACGGTCTCGATCCGGCGGTCTGGACGCCGGTGCTGATGACCGGCTCGGGCACGGCCGCCGTTGAGAGCATGACCGCTGGCCTCGTGCCGGAAGGGGGGCGCCTGCTGATCGTCGAGAACGGCGTGTACGGCGAGCGCATCTCGCAGATCGCGAAGCAATACCGTATCGACCACGACGTTATTCATTTCGAATGGATGCAAGCCCCCGATCTCGCGCAGATCGTCGGCAAGCTCGACACGGCGGGAGATCGTCCGTACACGAATGTGGCGATCATTCACCACGAGACGACTACGGGCCGCCTGAACGATCTGGCCGGTATCGCCGCCGCCTGTCGCGAACGCGGCATCGGCCTGCTGGTCGATGGCGTGAGCAGCTTTGCCGCCGAAGCCATTGATTTCAACGACTCGGGCATCGTGGCGGTGGCCGCCACGGCAAACAAGTGCGTACATGGCGTGCCGGGCGTGTCGTTCGTGATGGTGCGCAAAGACGCCCTCGCCAAGGCTGCCAGCCGCACCTATTACCTCGATATCGCTCGCCTCGCCAAGCTGCAGGCCGAGCGCAATACACCGTTCACGCCGTCTGTGCACGCGTACTACGCGCTGGTCGAGGCGCTGCGCGAACTCGATGACGCCGGAGGCTGGCAAAAGCGTCATGCGCATTACGGCGCGCTTGCCGAGCAGGCGCGCGCCGGTCTGGCCGCACTGGGTATCGACAGCGCGTTGCCCGCAAGTGAGTCGTCGGTGGTGCTGCGCGCCTACAAGTTGCCTGCCGGGGTCGACTACCCGCGTCTGCACGACTGGCTCAAGGCCGACGGCTTCGTGATCTACGCGGGGCAAGGCGGCCTGTCCAAGGAACTGTTCCGAATCTCGACCATGGGCAACCTCACCGCGGCCGACATCGATCGCCTGCTGGCTTCCTTCGCAAGACTGGTGAAGTGA
- a CDS encoding transporter substrate-binding domain-containing protein, whose protein sequence is MPAAFVGSLGGTLGGLLTSTLSLFSTPAHAQTIADIKKKGTINVGMLIDFPPYGTTNAQAQPDGYDADVAKLLAKDLGVKLNLMPVTGPNRIPYLLSGKVDVLVASLAITPERAKQVQFSKPYAAATILLLGKTGAAIKSAADLKGVRVSVARASTQDMAVTKTAPEGTEIRRFDDDASAMQALLSGQVDAIGCSVTVANAIRQRAPGQFEPKFNLLQQAMGIAMRPNQPELLAAINDFVSRNTANGELNKLYRKWLETDLPKMA, encoded by the coding sequence ATGCCGGCCGCGTTCGTCGGATCGCTCGGCGGCACGCTTGGCGGATTGCTCACCAGCACCCTGTCGCTGTTCTCCACGCCGGCGCACGCGCAAACCATTGCCGACATCAAGAAGAAGGGCACGATCAACGTCGGCATGCTCATCGACTTCCCACCGTACGGCACGACAAATGCGCAAGCGCAGCCGGATGGTTACGACGCCGACGTCGCGAAACTGCTGGCCAAGGATCTGGGGGTGAAGCTCAACCTCATGCCCGTCACGGGACCGAACCGGATTCCGTATCTGCTCAGCGGTAAGGTCGATGTGCTCGTCGCCTCGCTCGCAATCACACCGGAGCGCGCCAAACAGGTCCAGTTCTCCAAACCGTATGCCGCCGCCACCATTCTGCTGCTCGGAAAGACGGGAGCCGCCATCAAGTCAGCCGCCGATCTGAAAGGGGTACGTGTGAGCGTTGCACGCGCCAGTACGCAGGACATGGCCGTGACCAAGACCGCGCCAGAAGGCACCGAGATCCGTCGTTTCGACGACGATGCCTCCGCGATGCAAGCACTGCTCAGCGGGCAGGTCGATGCCATCGGCTGCTCAGTAACGGTCGCAAACGCAATTCGTCAGCGTGCGCCCGGCCAGTTCGAGCCGAAGTTCAATCTGCTACAACAGGCAATGGGGATTGCGATGCGCCCCAATCAGCCGGAACTGCTGGCAGCCATCAACGACTTTGTCTCACGTAATACGGCCAATGGCGAATTGAACAAGCTCTATCGCAAGTGGCTCGAAACCGATCTGCCGAAGATGGCGTGA
- a CDS encoding cupin, translating into MDTPLLPDTNLFAGLPSHPVDPKAAEQFDTLLSRPGMRVERIVSTGQASPEGFWYNQAQHEWVVLLTGGAGLAFADTPGQTLVLNPGDAVTIAAHRMHRVAWTAPGETTVWLAIHYD; encoded by the coding sequence ATGGATACGCCGCTACTGCCCGATACCAACCTGTTTGCCGGCTTGCCTTCGCACCCGGTCGATCCGAAGGCGGCCGAGCAGTTCGATACACTGCTCAGCCGACCGGGAATGCGGGTCGAACGCATCGTCTCCACCGGGCAGGCGTCGCCCGAGGGCTTCTGGTACAACCAGGCGCAGCATGAGTGGGTCGTGTTGCTCACCGGCGGCGCCGGCCTCGCCTTCGCCGACACGCCGGGCCAGACGCTCGTGCTGAATCCGGGCGACGCCGTTACGATCGCCGCTCACCGAATGCACCGCGTGGCGTGGACTGCACCGGGTGAAACCACCGTCTGGCTGGCGATTCACTACGATTGA
- a CDS encoding NTP transferase domain-containing protein, whose translation MRAIILAAGMGLRLLQPEDKQSPKCLLPFDGMSLLERHLRMLAAAGITDVVLALGFHHEQVSEALDRLNWTPRPQIRLNPDFHLGSVLTLHTAADAMTAGGDVLVMDADVLYDQRIFNALVAGKTANRLLIDRDFEVGDEPVKLCLRNGVPVELRKQVMVGLEYDTVGESVGFFRFNEATAARLAEITRDYVESGRAKMPHEEAVRDLLLERGAQFETADVTGFPWIEIDYPEDVKRAAEQVLPQLEPLTMVSE comes from the coding sequence ATGCGTGCCATTATTCTCGCAGCAGGCATGGGCCTGCGTTTGCTCCAGCCCGAAGATAAGCAGTCGCCCAAGTGCCTGCTGCCGTTCGACGGCATGTCACTGCTTGAGCGCCATCTGCGCATGCTCGCGGCGGCCGGGATCACCGACGTCGTGCTCGCGCTCGGCTTCCACCATGAGCAGGTGAGCGAAGCGCTCGACCGTCTGAACTGGACACCGCGCCCGCAGATCCGCCTCAACCCAGACTTCCATCTGGGCAGCGTGCTCACGCTGCACACGGCCGCCGATGCGATGACCGCAGGCGGCGACGTGCTCGTCATGGATGCCGACGTGCTCTACGATCAACGCATTTTCAATGCACTGGTCGCGGGCAAAACGGCGAACCGTCTGCTCATCGACCGCGATTTCGAAGTGGGCGACGAACCGGTCAAGCTGTGCCTGCGCAATGGCGTGCCGGTCGAGCTGCGCAAGCAGGTCATGGTCGGCCTTGAATACGACACGGTCGGCGAATCGGTCGGCTTCTTCCGTTTCAACGAAGCGACAGCCGCGCGTCTTGCGGAAATCACGCGCGATTACGTCGAATCGGGCCGCGCGAAGATGCCGCACGAGGAAGCTGTGCGCGATTTGCTGCTCGAGCGCGGTGCGCAATTCGAAACCGCCGATGTCACGGGCTTCCCGTGGATCGAAATCGACTACCCTGAAGACGTGAAGCGCGCTGCCGAACAAGTGCTGCCGCAACTCGAACCGCTCACGATGGTGTCAGAATGA